A portion of the Streptococcus sp. Marseille-Q6470 genome contains these proteins:
- the nadE gene encoding ammonia-dependent NAD(+) synthetase codes for MSLQETIIQQLGVKPVIDAQEEIRRSIDFLKRYLKKHPFLKTFVLGISGGQDSTLAGRLAQLAMEEMRAETGDDSYKFIAVRLPYGVQADEADAQKALAFIQPDVSLVVNIKESADALTVAVEATGSVVSDFNKGNIKARSRMIAQYALAGAHSGAVIGTDHAAENITGFFTKFGDGGADILPLYRLNKRQGKQLLKELGANPALYEKVPTADLEEEKPGIADEVALGVTYNEIDDYLEGKQVSSEAQATIEKWWYKGQHKRHLPITVFDTFWE; via the coding sequence ATGAGTTTGCAAGAGACCATTATCCAACAATTAGGTGTTAAGCCAGTTATTGATGCCCAGGAAGAAATTCGTCGTTCCATCGACTTTCTAAAAAGATATTTAAAGAAGCATCCCTTCTTAAAAACGTTTGTGTTAGGCATTTCTGGAGGTCAAGACTCGACCTTAGCAGGACGCTTGGCTCAACTAGCCATGGAAGAAATGCGAGCAGAAACAGGTGATGATAGCTATAAATTTATAGCAGTTCGTTTGCCTTATGGAGTACAAGCTGATGAAGCAGATGCCCAAAAAGCCCTAGCTTTTATCCAGCCAGATGTGAGCTTAGTAGTGAATATCAAGGAATCTGCTGATGCTTTGACAGTAGCAGTCGAAGCAACAGGAAGTGTAGTTTCCGATTTTAACAAAGGAAATATCAAGGCTCGTAGCCGTATGATTGCCCAATATGCCCTTGCAGGTGCTCATAGTGGAGCTGTTATCGGGACAGACCATGCTGCGGAAAATATCACAGGTTTCTTTACCAAGTTTGGTGACGGTGGTGCAGATATTCTCCCACTCTATCGCCTCAATAAACGCCAAGGAAAACAACTCTTGAAAGAACTTGGAGCTAATCCAGCCCTCTATGAAAAAGTTCCAACAGCAGATTTGGAAGAAGAAAAACCAGGCATTGCAGACGAAGTAGCCTTGGGAGTCACTTACAATGAAATTGATGATTACCTCGAAGGTAAACAAGTAAGCTCAGAAGCCCAAGCAACCATTGAAAAATGGTGGTACAAAGGCCAACACAAACGCCACCTACCAATTACTGTGTTTGATACGTTTTGGGAGTGA
- a CDS encoding Xaa-Pro peptidase family protein → MSKLQQILTYLESEKLDVAVVSDPVTINYLTGFYSDPHERQMFLFVLADQEPLLFVPALEVERATSTVSFPVVGYVDSEDPWKKIQNALPQFDFKRVAVEFDNLILTKYHGLKTVFESAEFENLTPLIQRMRLIKSADEVQKMMLAGVYADKSVKVGFDNISLDNTETDIIAQIDFAMKREGYEMSFDTMVLTGDNAANPHGIPGANKVENNALLLFDLGVMVNGYASDMTRTVAVGKPDQFKKDIYNLTLEAQQAALDFIKPGVTAHEVDRAAREVIEKAGYGEYFNHRLGHGIGMDVHEFPSIMEGNDMVIEEGMCFSVEPGIYIPGKVGVRIEDCGVVTKDGFDLFTSTSKDLLYFD, encoded by the coding sequence ATGTCTAAATTACAACAAATCCTAACATATCTCGAATCAGAAAAGCTAGACGTCGCTGTCGTATCTGACCCCGTCACAATTAATTACCTCACTGGCTTTTACAGTGATCCACACGAACGTCAAATGTTCCTTTTTGTCCTTGCAGATCAGGAACCGCTTCTCTTTGTTCCAGCACTTGAGGTTGAGCGTGCAACTAGCACTGTTTCTTTCCCAGTCGTTGGTTATGTGGACTCTGAAGACCCTTGGAAAAAAATCCAAAATGCCTTGCCACAATTTGATTTCAAACGTGTAGCAGTTGAGTTTGATAACCTCATCTTGACCAAATATCACGGTTTGAAAACTGTCTTTGAATCTGCTGAGTTTGAAAACTTAACTCCATTGATCCAACGTATGCGTTTGATCAAATCAGCTGACGAAGTGCAAAAGATGATGTTAGCAGGTGTCTATGCAGACAAGTCTGTCAAAGTTGGTTTTGACAACATCTCTCTTGATAATACTGAAACAGATATCATTGCGCAAATCGATTTTGCTATGAAACGCGAAGGTTATGAAATGAGCTTTGACACCATGGTCTTAACAGGTGATAATGCTGCGAATCCGCATGGTATCCCTGGAGCTAACAAGGTTGAAAATAACGCCCTTCTCCTCTTTGACCTTGGTGTGATGGTCAATGGTTATGCATCAGATATGACTCGTACGGTCGCTGTCGGGAAACCAGACCAATTCAAGAAGGATATTTACAACTTGACTCTAGAAGCTCAACAAGCTGCCCTTGACTTTATCAAACCTGGTGTCACAGCCCATGAGGTCGATCGTGCAGCTCGTGAAGTGATCGAAAAAGCTGGCTACGGTGAGTACTTCAACCACCGTCTCGGCCATGGTATCGGTATGGATGTTCACGAATTCCCATCAATCATGGAAGGAAATGACATGGTCATCGAAGAAGGCATGTGCTTCTCAGTTGAACCAGGTATCTACATCCCTGGTAAAGTCGGAGTTCGTATCGAAGACTGCGGTGTTGTCACTAAGGATGGCTTTGATCTCTTTACAAGTACCAGCAAAGATTTGCTTTATTTTGATTAA
- a CDS encoding GNAT family N-acetyltransferase, which produces MKALGTQPLETERLILRRFVKNDAQAMFDNWASRSENLTYVTWNPHLNVEQTRNSIGNWVKSYDEPDYYKWAICLKENPDHVIGDISLVGVHKENSSCEIGYILGMDYWGRGLMTEALKAVLSYCLDEIGFEEVDACYVSLNPASGRVMEKAGMTFWKTIPDGVKRKGYIADKIYYQIKKAVG; this is translated from the coding sequence ATGAAAGCACTAGGTACACAACCTTTAGAAACTGAACGTTTGATATTAAGGAGATTTGTAAAAAATGACGCTCAAGCCATGTTTGATAATTGGGCTTCACGCTCAGAAAATCTAACTTATGTGACTTGGAATCCACACTTGAATGTTGAACAGACTCGAAATTCTATAGGCAATTGGGTTAAATCCTATGACGAGCCAGATTATTACAAATGGGCCATTTGTCTCAAAGAAAATCCAGACCATGTCATTGGAGATATTAGTCTTGTAGGTGTGCATAAAGAAAACTCTAGCTGTGAGATTGGTTATATCTTAGGGATGGACTACTGGGGACGAGGACTCATGACAGAAGCCTTGAAGGCAGTTTTATCATACTGTCTAGATGAGATTGGATTTGAAGAGGTTGATGCTTGCTATGTAAGTCTAAATCCTGCATCTGGTCGTGTTATGGAAAAGGCTGGAATGACTTTTTGGAAGACAATTCCAGATGGTGTGAAACGAAAAGGATATATAGCGGATAAAATTTATTATCAAATCAAAAAGGCGGTGGGATAG